From a single Mycolicibacterium mengxianglii genomic region:
- a CDS encoding LysR family transcriptional regulator has translation MNVELRYLQCLVAIVDHGGFTGAAAELGVSQPAVSRGLAALERELGVRLLRRTSREVVPTAVGERVLAKARRILGEVEELVRDAHGGLDRLRVGHAWAAVGAHTVELQRRWALAHPEVELHLVRHNSPTGGLAEGACDVAIVRTPEATATLADRRFDDTIVGLETRFCAMAADDPLARRRKLGLTDLSVRVLAIDPRTGTTTPNLWPPGARPRVEHVHDVDDWLAVIAAGRCIGVTAESTMTQYRRHGITFRRLRDAPPVPVRLLWWRADPHPATTDMIGLLSELYRRRPSAR, from the coding sequence ATGAATGTCGAGTTGCGCTACCTGCAGTGTTTGGTGGCGATCGTCGACCACGGTGGCTTCACCGGTGCTGCAGCAGAATTGGGTGTTTCACAACCTGCTGTATCGCGAGGGCTCGCAGCGCTCGAGCGCGAACTTGGAGTGCGTCTGCTGCGTCGCACCAGCCGCGAAGTGGTGCCGACCGCGGTCGGCGAGCGGGTACTGGCCAAGGCGCGTCGCATACTCGGCGAAGTCGAGGAACTCGTGCGAGATGCACACGGCGGCCTCGACCGGCTACGCGTTGGACACGCTTGGGCCGCAGTGGGAGCGCACACCGTCGAGCTACAACGTCGCTGGGCCTTAGCGCACCCCGAAGTCGAACTGCACCTCGTGCGACACAACTCCCCCACCGGAGGGCTCGCTGAAGGAGCCTGTGACGTCGCGATCGTGCGAACCCCGGAAGCGACCGCAACACTGGCCGACAGGCGGTTCGACGACACGATCGTTGGACTCGAGACGCGGTTCTGCGCCATGGCCGCCGACGATCCGCTTGCGCGGCGACGCAAGCTGGGCCTGACCGATCTTTCGGTTCGTGTCCTTGCCATCGACCCGCGCACCGGAACCACCACACCGAATCTATGGCCGCCCGGCGCCAGACCCCGGGTGGAACACGTACACGACGTCGACGACTGGTTAGCCGTCATCGCCGCCGGCCGGTGCATCGGCGTCACTGCAGAAAGCACCATGACCCAGTACCGCAGGCACGGCATTACCTTCCGCCGCCTACGCGACGCTCCTCCGGTACCCGTTCGACTGCTCTGGTGGCGCGCTGATCCACATCCGGCAACCACCGACATGATCGGACTGCTGTCCGAACTCTATCGCCGCCGCCCATCGGCCCGATGA
- a CDS encoding MFS transporter produces MKPSVPAAATDTVAAKSRRRRTIIASMVGTTIEWYDFNIYGSVAALVFGKIFFPDVDPAAGTLLALATFGVGFAARPIGGIIFGHIGDRIGRKAALIATIMMMGAATVAIGLLPTYDSIGILAPVLLVLCRLIQGIGLGGEWGGAVLMVVEQDESADNRGRAGSWMQSASPMGFLLSAATLAAVSALTTEEQFMEWGWRIPFLLSAPLVLVGLLIRVKIVESSVFIRNQRQSDEKPAKAPILLVLRHAPKMILLVVLLGLGQQVAYFVINVFSLSYVTQHTDISKATVLNAVAVGAVFQLLSILYFGRLSDRVGRRIPFFIGAVGMAVWAFAVYPLLGTGNFALMVLGVSVAMVFQGAMYGVLAAFIAELFDTSYRYTGISLGYMLIGVVGGGFAPLIATSLLDTTGSVTSVAIYISLSSVLTLIAAYFAPETSKRDLDRILDNDTGITESTPRPGESVAHSGQQRPD; encoded by the coding sequence ATGAAGCCTTCAGTTCCTGCTGCAGCCACTGACACTGTGGCCGCGAAATCGCGTCGTCGGCGCACCATCATCGCGAGCATGGTCGGTACCACGATTGAGTGGTACGACTTCAACATCTACGGATCCGTGGCCGCCTTGGTGTTCGGCAAGATCTTCTTCCCTGACGTGGATCCTGCGGCGGGAACCTTGCTGGCACTTGCCACATTCGGGGTCGGGTTCGCCGCCCGACCCATCGGCGGCATCATCTTCGGCCACATCGGTGACCGGATCGGGCGCAAGGCGGCCCTGATTGCCACGATCATGATGATGGGCGCGGCGACGGTGGCGATCGGGTTGCTGCCCACCTACGACTCCATCGGCATCTTGGCCCCCGTCCTGCTGGTGTTGTGTCGTTTGATTCAGGGCATCGGCCTCGGTGGTGAGTGGGGCGGTGCCGTGCTGATGGTGGTGGAGCAGGACGAATCCGCGGACAACCGGGGGCGTGCCGGCAGCTGGATGCAGTCCGCCTCACCGATGGGCTTCCTGCTGTCCGCGGCCACCCTGGCAGCGGTGAGCGCACTGACAACCGAGGAACAGTTCATGGAGTGGGGATGGCGCATACCGTTCCTCCTCAGTGCGCCTCTGGTGTTGGTGGGACTCCTGATCCGGGTCAAGATCGTCGAATCGTCCGTCTTTATCCGCAATCAACGGCAATCCGACGAGAAGCCGGCCAAGGCTCCGATCCTGCTCGTACTGCGCCACGCTCCGAAGATGATCCTGCTGGTCGTGCTGTTGGGGCTTGGTCAACAGGTCGCCTACTTCGTGATCAACGTGTTCTCGCTGTCCTACGTGACACAGCACACAGATATCTCGAAGGCCACCGTGCTCAACGCCGTCGCCGTCGGGGCTGTCTTCCAGCTGTTGTCGATCCTGTACTTCGGACGCCTCAGTGACCGGGTCGGACGCCGCATTCCATTCTTCATCGGCGCCGTCGGGATGGCGGTGTGGGCGTTCGCGGTGTATCCGCTGCTGGGTACCGGCAATTTCGCGCTCATGGTGTTGGGGGTGTCGGTCGCAATGGTGTTCCAGGGCGCAATGTACGGCGTTCTCGCCGCGTTCATCGCCGAGCTGTTCGATACCAGTTACCGCTACACCGGTATCTCGCTGGGATACATGCTGATCGGCGTGGTCGGCGGCGGGTTCGCTCCCCTGATCGCTACGTCGCTGCTCGACACGACCGGTTCGGTGACGTCGGTCGCGATCTACATCTCGTTGTCGTCGGTGCTGACGTTGATCGCCGCCTACTTCGCGCCGGAGACCTCGAAGCGCGACCTGGACCGCATCCTCGACAACGACACCGGGATCACGGAGTCCACACCCCGGCCCGGTGAGAGCGTGGCGCACTCCGGGCAGCAGCGCCCGGACTAG
- a CDS encoding TetR/AcrR family transcriptional regulator — MPTTDRPVRADAARNRALLLAAAEDEFAERGPSASVADIARRAGVAKGTVFRHFPTKEDLIASIVCAHIAVLADAARGLADSPDPGAALLEFLTIAADQRQRHDLTFLQSASDGDPRVTEVRDALHANLETLVDRARTAGAIRADITETDVFLMMCAPIHIVENLSAPAPLLWQRYLAIIFDGLRPDGAHPLPQPAPVAP, encoded by the coding sequence GTGCCCACCACTGATCGGCCAGTCCGCGCGGACGCGGCACGCAACCGCGCCCTGTTGTTGGCTGCGGCCGAGGATGAGTTCGCCGAACGTGGCCCGTCAGCGTCGGTGGCCGATATCGCCCGCCGAGCCGGGGTGGCCAAGGGCACGGTGTTCCGACACTTCCCGACGAAGGAGGATCTGATCGCCTCCATCGTCTGCGCGCATATCGCCGTGCTCGCCGACGCCGCACGGGGGCTGGCCGATTCACCCGATCCCGGCGCGGCACTGCTCGAGTTCCTGACCATCGCCGCCGACCAACGCCAACGGCACGATCTGACGTTTCTGCAATCAGCCAGCGACGGCGACCCCAGGGTGACCGAGGTGCGCGATGCGCTGCACGCGAACCTCGAAACGTTGGTCGACCGCGCGCGCACGGCGGGTGCCATCCGAGCCGACATCACTGAAACCGATGTCTTCCTGATGATGTGCGCACCTATTCACATCGTCGAAAACCTTTCGGCCCCAGCGCCGTTGCTCTGGCAGCGATATCTGGCAATCATCTTCGATGGGTTACGACCCGATGGCGCCCATCCGCTGCCGCAACCCGCTCCCGTCGCGCCTTGA
- a CDS encoding EamA family transporter, which produces MLALAVVFATMNLSVYMAIERIGLGTAVTLEFLGPLVIALRGSLTAPASGAGRRVTLACTGFATAGILLLVRPEPTTDYLGAGLALLAAACWAIYILLNRAAGQRFTGVQGPAAAGAVSALLYIPIGAVVLSNNPPTLVALACGVAAGVLASVIPFVADLDALRYVPAHVFGIVMSVNPVFAAAIGALVLGDVLGADDWAAICLIVAANAGAVLAGHADRQTQTGGTVAAVTNAEQRASGAGEGPHDQPRGSACARR; this is translated from the coding sequence GTGCTGGCACTGGCGGTGGTGTTCGCGACGATGAATCTCAGCGTGTACATGGCAATCGAGAGGATCGGCCTCGGCACGGCGGTGACGCTGGAGTTTCTCGGACCTCTCGTGATTGCGCTCCGCGGGTCTCTGACCGCGCCGGCAAGCGGCGCGGGTCGACGCGTCACCCTCGCCTGCACCGGGTTCGCGACGGCCGGCATTCTTCTGCTCGTGCGTCCCGAGCCGACCACCGACTACCTAGGGGCGGGACTCGCGCTCCTGGCGGCGGCCTGCTGGGCCATCTACATTCTTCTCAATCGTGCGGCCGGACAACGATTCACGGGCGTGCAGGGGCCAGCAGCGGCGGGTGCGGTGTCGGCGCTTCTCTACATTCCCATCGGCGCCGTCGTTCTGTCCAACAACCCACCGACACTCGTCGCCCTGGCATGTGGCGTTGCCGCTGGCGTGCTCGCATCGGTGATTCCCTTCGTGGCCGACCTGGACGCACTGCGGTACGTCCCGGCACACGTGTTCGGCATCGTCATGAGCGTCAACCCTGTGTTCGCAGCAGCCATCGGCGCCCTGGTCTTGGGTGACGTGCTCGGCGCCGACGACTGGGCTGCCATCTGCCTCATCGTTGCCGCCAACGCCGGTGCAGTCCTCGCCGGTCACGCAGACCGTCAAACCCAAACGGGGGGAACGGTTGCGGCAGTGACCAATGCTGAGCAGCGCGCGTCGGGCGCGGGCGAAGGTCCTCACGATCAGCCGCGAGGATCAGCTTGCGCCCGTCGATGA
- a CDS encoding zinc-binding alcohol dehydrogenase family protein has protein sequence MKALAYERAHPLDAFAMDLVEVEEPRLRDGDLLVEIRAVAVNPGEAFIRSVRSAEPGGRVILGWEFAGVVIGTGTSATGFTVGDRVMGTGDVTRDGCWAQRLAVDHRVVAKIPEQLSFVDAASLPIGTLTSWEAMFRDQPALPPGVERVLIVGGAGGVGSLATQLLKARTSAFVISTASRPQSQEWCRAMGADLVIDHAADVREQLGQAGIQEVDMVLSTAGTSDNLPWIGELLRPFGHLSTIDLGDPLDLAPLSQKSVSLHTEMVFSQVSGGVDPGSQGRILEAVSEYVLSGQVRPIVTTQLAGLTVDNMKTAHTWLESHRTIGKIVIET, from the coding sequence GTGAAGGCACTGGCCTACGAGCGGGCGCACCCTCTCGACGCGTTCGCGATGGATTTGGTCGAGGTAGAAGAACCACGGCTTCGGGATGGGGACTTGCTGGTCGAGATCCGTGCGGTCGCAGTGAATCCCGGTGAGGCGTTCATCCGTTCGGTGCGCAGCGCCGAACCGGGCGGGCGGGTCATCCTGGGCTGGGAGTTCGCGGGCGTCGTCATCGGGACCGGTACCTCGGCCACCGGGTTCACAGTAGGTGACCGGGTGATGGGTACCGGCGACGTCACCAGGGACGGTTGTTGGGCGCAGCGGCTGGCGGTCGACCATCGGGTCGTCGCCAAGATCCCGGAGCAGCTTTCCTTTGTAGATGCCGCGTCGTTGCCGATCGGCACTCTGACCAGCTGGGAGGCAATGTTCCGCGATCAGCCGGCCCTCCCGCCGGGAGTGGAACGGGTCCTGATCGTCGGCGGCGCCGGCGGGGTCGGATCGTTGGCAACGCAGCTGCTCAAGGCCAGAACCTCCGCGTTCGTCATCAGCACCGCGTCCCGTCCGCAGTCGCAGGAATGGTGCCGCGCAATGGGTGCCGATCTGGTGATCGACCACGCGGCAGACGTCCGCGAGCAACTGGGGCAGGCTGGTATCCAGGAGGTCGACATGGTGCTGTCCACCGCCGGCACCTCGGACAACCTGCCCTGGATCGGGGAACTGCTACGGCCCTTTGGTCACTTGTCGACCATCGACCTCGGCGACCCGCTGGACCTTGCCCCGCTGTCGCAGAAGTCCGTCTCGCTGCACACCGAAATGGTGTTCAGCCAGGTAAGCGGCGGCGTGGACCCCGGCAGCCAGGGCCGAATTCTCGAAGCCGTCAGTGAGTACGTCCTCAGTGGCCAGGTGCGCCCGATCGTGACGACCCAACTCGCGGGTCTGACCGTAGACAACATGAAGACCGCCCACACGTGGCTCGAAAGCCACCGCACCATCGGCAAGATCGTCATCGAAACCTGA
- a CDS encoding SDR family NAD(P)-dependent oxidoreductase: protein MKLDGATALVTGSNRGIGHHFAVELLKRGAKVYATARRPELVSVPGAEVVRLDITDQSSVDAIAALAGDVDVLINNAADTAGGNLVTGDLAGIRSTMDSNYYGTLAMIRAFAPILARNGGGAILNVLSAVAWNTVDGNTAYAAAKSAQWGLTNGVRIELASQGTQVVALVPGLIGTQTLLDFAEHHGIEFPDGALMDPADLVQLALDGLEAGEIEILDPLAVEAKASLAGPPRALAL from the coding sequence ATGAAGTTAGACGGAGCCACCGCCCTGGTAACCGGATCAAATCGGGGGATCGGCCATCACTTCGCCGTGGAACTGCTCAAACGCGGAGCCAAGGTCTACGCCACGGCGCGTCGTCCCGAACTGGTGAGCGTTCCCGGCGCGGAGGTGGTCCGGCTCGATATCACCGACCAATCATCAGTCGACGCAATCGCCGCATTGGCAGGCGATGTGGACGTGCTGATCAACAACGCCGCTGACACCGCGGGCGGAAACCTGGTGACCGGAGACCTGGCCGGGATCCGGTCGACAATGGATTCGAACTACTACGGCACCCTCGCAATGATCCGGGCGTTCGCCCCCATCCTCGCCCGCAACGGCGGCGGAGCCATCCTCAACGTACTGTCAGCTGTTGCGTGGAACACCGTCGATGGCAACACGGCCTACGCGGCCGCGAAGTCAGCGCAGTGGGGTCTGACCAACGGCGTCCGAATCGAACTGGCCTCCCAGGGGACTCAGGTGGTTGCGCTCGTGCCCGGCCTGATCGGCACGCAGACTCTCCTGGACTTCGCTGAACACCATGGCATCGAATTTCCAGACGGCGCCTTGATGGACCCCGCCGATCTCGTCCAGTTGGCGCTCGACGGCCTCGAAGCCGGCGAGATCGAGATCCTGGACCCCTTGGCCGTCGAGGCTAAGGCGAGTCTCGCGGGACCGCCCCGCGCCTTGGCCTTGTAG
- a CDS encoding dihydrofolate reductase family protein: MRKLIFGMNVTLDGYIAAPVDDIGWSGPSDELFQWWLDQEQASGLSLYGRKLWETMSSYWPTGDQQPNATPAEIEFARNWRDTPKVVFSTTIDKVDWNTRLVSGDAVAEITRLKGEDGAPMRIGGATLAGAAMRAGLIDEYALVTHPVLVGGGTPFFTALDSWVNLDMVQTRAFPGGVVLSRYETRR, encoded by the coding sequence ATGCGGAAACTGATTTTCGGCATGAACGTGACCCTGGACGGCTACATCGCCGCCCCTGTCGACGACATCGGCTGGAGCGGGCCGAGTGACGAGCTGTTCCAGTGGTGGCTGGACCAGGAGCAGGCAAGCGGCCTATCGCTTTACGGTCGCAAGCTATGGGAGACGATGAGCTCCTACTGGCCGACCGGCGACCAGCAGCCCAACGCGACCCCGGCGGAGATCGAGTTCGCCCGCAACTGGCGGGACACGCCCAAGGTGGTGTTCTCCACGACGATCGACAAGGTCGACTGGAACACCCGCCTGGTCAGCGGCGACGCGGTCGCCGAGATCACCCGGCTCAAGGGCGAGGACGGCGCCCCAATGCGCATCGGCGGCGCAACGCTCGCCGGGGCGGCCATGCGGGCCGGGCTGATCGACGAGTACGCGCTCGTCACCCATCCGGTCCTGGTGGGCGGCGGCACGCCGTTCTTCACCGCGTTGGACAGCTGGGTGAACCTGGACATGGTGCAGACGCGGGCGTTCCCTGGCGGGGTGGTGCTGAGCAGGTACGAGACGCGCCGCTGA
- a CDS encoding nitroreductase/quinone reductase family protein — MTDPKAMNATLIDEFRANEGKVASFGNGETTLLVLHSTGVKSGLERVSLLIYQDVGGSWAIFASNGGAPTNPAWYHNIIAQPSVAIEVGGSRHRAIARVADEAERQHIWDTQRAIMPMIDDFAASAERIIPVVVLDPVS; from the coding sequence ATGACCGACCCCAAAGCGATGAACGCCACACTGATCGACGAATTCCGCGCCAACGAAGGCAAAGTCGCGAGTTTCGGCAATGGTGAAACCACCTTGCTGGTGCTGCACAGTACCGGCGTCAAGAGCGGGCTCGAGCGCGTCTCGCTGTTGATCTATCAGGATGTGGGCGGCAGCTGGGCGATATTCGCCTCCAACGGAGGGGCGCCCACCAACCCTGCTTGGTACCACAACATCATCGCTCAGCCCAGCGTAGCGATCGAAGTCGGGGGCTCCAGGCACCGAGCCATAGCGCGGGTGGCCGACGAAGCTGAGCGGCAACATATTTGGGATACCCAGCGAGCAATAATGCCGATGATAGACGACTTTGCGGCCAGCGCGGAGCGCATCATCCCGGTGGTCGTTCTCGACCCGGTGTCTTGA
- a CDS encoding NADPH-dependent F420 reductase, with translation MNFGTIGAGTIAQALARHLVTAGHRVVLSNSRGPSSLDEVVSNLGTLASAGTVAHAAEADMVFLTVMWPDIPSALADLPPWDGRILVDATNQFAQTDPVEVADLGDQTGSEWVAALAPGARVIKAFNTLHAKYIAPDPRHSAGRQVLFYAGDDAASKVTFRELIDSIGFAPVDIGALRDGGRLMQVGGGPLSALHALRQD, from the coding sequence ATGAACTTTGGAACCATCGGGGCCGGCACCATTGCCCAGGCCCTCGCCCGCCATCTGGTGACGGCCGGTCACCGTGTGGTGTTGAGCAACAGTCGCGGTCCGTCCTCGTTGGACGAGGTCGTCTCCAACCTCGGAACGCTGGCGTCAGCGGGGACGGTCGCGCACGCGGCGGAGGCTGACATGGTTTTTCTGACGGTGATGTGGCCGGACATCCCGTCCGCCCTGGCTGACCTGCCACCGTGGGACGGACGCATCCTGGTCGACGCCACCAACCAGTTTGCGCAAACGGATCCAGTCGAGGTCGCCGACCTCGGTGATCAGACCGGGAGCGAGTGGGTCGCCGCTCTTGCGCCGGGCGCCCGTGTGATCAAGGCCTTCAACACCTTGCACGCCAAATACATCGCGCCCGACCCGCGCCACTCGGCCGGACGACAGGTCTTGTTCTACGCCGGCGACGACGCCGCATCGAAGGTGACCTTTCGCGAGTTGATCGACAGTATCGGTTTCGCACCGGTCGACATCGGAGCATTGCGGGACGGCGGTCGGCTGATGCAGGTCGGTGGTGGCCCGCTCTCAGCCCTCCATGCACTCCGGCAGGACTGA
- a CDS encoding helix-turn-helix transcriptional regulator: MLSSARRARAKVLTISREDQLAPVDEALASMFVIDVQPLSEAAISLIPGAIAARRVVRLGYTSTHDETHTTRDVEAMGLLRGGDAWLFVGWCRLRDGIRGFQLDRIRHLEITAEVFPERDPAVLDTDLSRWRTRRLG; this comes from the coding sequence ATGCTGAGCAGCGCGCGTCGGGCGCGGGCGAAGGTCCTCACGATCAGCCGCGAGGATCAGCTTGCGCCCGTCGATGAGGCGTTGGCGTCGATGTTCGTCATCGACGTCCAGCCGCTGTCCGAAGCGGCGATTTCATTGATTCCCGGGGCGATCGCCGCGCGCCGGGTCGTACGGTTGGGCTACACCTCCACGCACGACGAGACCCACACCACCCGTGACGTGGAGGCGATGGGTCTGCTCCGCGGAGGTGATGCGTGGCTGTTTGTGGGCTGGTGTCGGCTGCGCGACGGCATCCGCGGATTTCAGCTCGACCGCATCCGGCACCTGGAGATCACCGCAGAGGTGTTTCCCGAACGCGATCCTGCGGTGCTGGACACGGATCTGTCGCGGTGGCGCACTCGACGGCTCGGATGA
- a CDS encoding TetR/AcrR family transcriptional regulator, which yields MPRVSRQQKERNRGRIVAAAGQGFRARGIDGVGIDELMKTAGMTHGGFYNHFASKEDLALEVLNQGFTSSLATVEALIGAHPRSSRAALNAIIDSYLSTYHRDHPEEGCASAALAADAGRHGLQAQEEYRRGLQGYIAAITDLLRGSAKQTDTKLDPRKAREQAIALFSQLVGAQLIARAIAQADPELSDEVLAANSKELKRR from the coding sequence TTGCCTCGTGTTTCACGGCAGCAGAAGGAGCGCAACCGCGGGCGCATCGTGGCCGCTGCCGGTCAGGGCTTCAGGGCCCGCGGGATCGACGGGGTGGGCATCGACGAGCTGATGAAGACGGCCGGGATGACCCATGGCGGGTTCTACAACCACTTTGCGTCGAAGGAAGACCTCGCCCTGGAAGTCCTCAACCAGGGCTTCACCTCCTCCCTGGCCACCGTCGAGGCCCTGATCGGCGCCCATCCCCGCTCCAGCCGGGCAGCCCTGAACGCCATCATCGACAGCTACCTGAGCACCTACCACCGCGACCACCCCGAAGAAGGATGTGCGTCCGCCGCCCTGGCTGCCGACGCCGGGCGACACGGTCTTCAGGCCCAAGAGGAGTACCGGCGTGGCCTGCAGGGCTACATCGCCGCCATCACCGACCTACTCCGGGGCAGCGCGAAGCAGACCGACACCAAACTCGATCCACGCAAAGCTCGGGAGCAGGCCATCGCACTGTTCAGCCAGTTGGTCGGCGCACAGCTCATCGCCCGTGCCATCGCCCAGGCTGATCCCGAACTGTCCGATGAAGTCCTGGCCGCTAACAGCAAAGAGCTCAAACGTCGTTGA